The genomic DNA CCGGTCATCCGGGTGGAGCCATGGGTGCAGCAGACGCTATCACCCTGCTTTTCGCAGAATTCCTCCGCTTCGATCCTGAAAACCCCAACTGGGAAGCTCGTGACCGTTTCTTCATGGATCCGGGTCATATGTCCGCACTTCTTTATTCCGAACTTGCCATTCAGGGCAAGCTCAACATGGAAGACCTGAAGAACTTCCGCCAGCTGAACAGCCGTACTCCGGGCCATCCCGAAGTAGACTTCGCACTGGGCATCGAAAACTCCAGCGGTCCTCTGGGCATCGGTCACGCTGTGGCCCTGGGTAACGCCATTGCAGAACGCTTCATGGTGGAACGTTTCGGCGACATCCTGAACCACAAGGTGGTTTGCCTGGTTTCCGATGGCGGTCTGGAAGAAGAAATCGCCTACGGCGTGGGCCGCGTTGCTGGTCATCTCAAACTCTCTAACTTGATTTTCTTCTACGATGCAAACCAGGTCCAGCTGTCCTGCCGTTGCGAAGACGTGATGAGCCACGACTTCAAGAAGCAGTACGAAGCATGGGGCTTCCGCGTTATCGACGTGGCTGACGGTGACCACATCGCCTCTCTCCGTGAAGCCTTCAAGGCTGCATGGGCAGAAACTGAAAAGCCCACTATCGTGATCGGTCACACCACCATGGCTAAGGGCGCCATTGCTGAAGATGGCAAGTCCTTCGAAGGTGCTGTTTCCACCCACGGCCAGCCGCTTAACGCTGCAGGCGCTTCTACCGACGCTACCGTCAAGAACTTGGGTGGCGATCCGGCTGATCCGTTCAAGATTTTCCCCGACGTTGCTGAAGCTTTCGAAGCTCGTAAGGCCGAACTCCGCAAGGAAGTTGAAGCTTGGAAGAAGGCTAAGGCTGCTTGGGACGCTGCAAATCCTGAAAAGGCTGCAACCCTCAAGGATTGGCTCTCTGGCAATGCCCCGAAGATCGACCTCTCTGGTCTGGAACTGAAGGAAGGTGTTGCAACTCGCGTGACCTCCGGTACCGTTCTCGGTCACCTGGCTGAAAACGTGAAGAACTGCATCTGCTCCTCTGCTGACCTTTCTAACTCCGATAACACTCAGGCATTCCTGAACAAGACCGGTATCTTCCGCGCTAACGACTTCAAGGGCGGCTTCGTCCAGGTGGGCGTTGCAGAACTGACCATGGGTGCTATCTGCTGCGGTATCGCTCTTCACGGCGGTCTCTACCCGATTTGCGCCACCTTCTTTGTGTTCAGCGACTTCATGAAGCCGGTGTTGCGTATGGCTGCCCTCATGGGTCTGCCTGTGAAGTTCATGTACACCCACGACAGCTTCCGCGTTGGCGAAGACGGTCCTACCCACGAACCTATCGAACACGAAACCCAGATTCGCCTTCTGGAAGGTCTCAAGAAGACTCACGGCCCGAACAAGGGCAAGTCCGAAATGCTGGTGCTCCGCCCGGCCGACGCTTTTGAAACTGTGGTCGCATGGGAAATGGCTTTCGAAAATAACGATAGCCCCACTACCTTGATCCTGACCCGCCAGAACGTGAAGACTCTTCCTGGCGATCGCAAGGTTGACGCTGCCAAGTGCCGCAAGGGTGCTTACATCGTTAGCGACAACTGCGGTTCTGCCCGTCCGGACCTCACTTTCGTTTCCAACGGTTCCGACGTTCTCCTGACTCACGACGCTGCAGAAGTTCTCCGCGCCGAAGGCCTGAAGGTCCGCGTGGTCTCCATGATCAGCCCCGCACTCTTCCAGAGCCAGAGCAAGGAATACCGCGATTCCATCATCACTCCTTGGACTCCGGTGTTTGCAAAGTCCAGCGGCCTCCCGCTGCTGTTCGCTCAGGTCGTAGGTGGCTTCGGTAAGGTTTCCGGTCTGGAACGCTTCGGTGCTTCCGCTCCGGCAGGCGTCCTGGAAAAGGAATTCGGTTATACTCCCGAAGCTGTGGTTGCCGAAGCTAAGGCATACCTGGCTGAATACAAGGCTAACGTCGCTGAGTTTAAGGCCGCCAACTAACTCATAACTCGTAATTCATAACTCTCATGATTTGCCCGTTCTGCAAGAAAGATAACGATAAGGTTGTAGATAGCCGCGCTATTGGCAGCTATATCCGTCGTCGTCGCGAATGCGTCGAATGCGGTCATCGTTTCTCTACTCGCGAATACGTGGAACTTCAGCCCCTCACGGTAATCAAGCGCAGTGGCGAACGTGAAGCTTTCCAGCGGGAAAAGCTGATGAAGGGCATCATGAACTCCTGCAAGAAGCGTCCCCTTTCTACTTCGGATATCGAACAGGTGGCAGTCAATGTGGAAAACGCATTGACCGTTACCGAAAACTTCGAAGTGTCCTACGAGCAGATTGGTAACCTGGTCATGCAGGAACTGAAAAAGCTTGACCCTGTGGCCTACGTCCGTTTCGCTTCCATCTATCGTGAGTTCAAGGAAGTGGGTGAGTTTGTGGACCAAATCAAGAGCTTGGACAAGTAAAAGCAAGGAGCCGCAAGGCTCCTTTTTTAATTCAGTTCCGCGGATAAGTGCCCGTCGTAATTCATGTCCCGAATTCGTCTTAATGCCTGATCCCGCAGTTGGCGAACCCGCTCCCGGGAGACGTTGATTAACTTGCTTTCTTCCCGAACACTTCTTGCGTAGTCGGTATCAATCCCGTTAAGATTCTTGATGACTTCACGCTCCTTATGGGGAAGCTTATTCAGAATTTTCCTTAGGAATCTTTTCATCAAGTCCTTTTCTGTTTCGTGGTCCGCGGGGGCGGTTCCGTGATCGCAGAAGGTTTCATCCAGAGGGCTGGCGGGTCTGCTCATGACCGCATCCAACTGCCTCATATCGGGGCTTAATTCCCCACCGCCCTGACAGACTTTCTTTGCTTTTTTCAGCTGGAGTTGTTGATTGAGGGGGAGCCGCACCAGGCTCCCTTTTTCGCTGATGGCTCGTGTAATACTAGCCTTGATCCACCACACGGCATAGGTAATAAAACGTACCCCTCGGCTGGGATCGTAATAGCCGATGGAATTCCACAGCCCCATGGCGCCTTCGTTAATCAGCTCCTCTTGAGTCAGGCTGTTATTGCTGTAATTGTTCGCCACCTGGATGACGAACCGCATGTTGGCCCGCAGGATTTTTTCCTTGGCGCTGCGGTTGCCTTTCTTCGCCAGTGGAATCAGGATGTCTTCTTCTTCGCGGGTGAGGGGTCGGTCCGACTTGAACTTCTCTTTGATCCATTTCATGATTTTTCCTTTTTGTTGAGGGTCTCTTTCTAAATACGGACCTTATTGAAGTTTCGCTCCACATTTTTTATTTTTGTGTCATGGCCGATTGGAAAAAACTTTTGCAGCAAGCCCACGAAAAACGCAAGCCTCTTTTTGAGGTGACGGACGCCTATCGCGTGGTGAACGGTGCTGCCGATGGATTTCCCGGTCTCACCCTGGACCGCTTTGGTAGTCGTTTCCAGATCCAGTATTTTGGTCCG from Fibrobacter sp. UWEL includes the following:
- a CDS encoding sigma-70 family RNA polymerase sigma factor, with the translated sequence MKWIKEKFKSDRPLTREEEDILIPLAKKGNRSAKEKILRANMRFVIQVANNYSNNSLTQEELINEGAMGLWNSIGYYDPSRGVRFITYAVWWIKASITRAISEKGSLVRLPLNQQLQLKKAKKVCQGGGELSPDMRQLDAVMSRPASPLDETFCDHGTAPADHETEKDLMKRFLRKILNKLPHKEREVIKNLNGIDTDYARSVREESKLINVSRERVRQLRDQALRRIRDMNYDGHLSAELN
- the nrdR gene encoding transcriptional regulator NrdR, whose product is MICPFCKKDNDKVVDSRAIGSYIRRRRECVECGHRFSTREYVELQPLTVIKRSGEREAFQREKLMKGIMNSCKKRPLSTSDIEQVAVNVENALTVTENFEVSYEQIGNLVMQELKKLDPVAYVRFASIYREFKEVGEFVDQIKSLDK
- a CDS encoding transketolase; amino-acid sequence: MQDAIVTKAADNVRILSAAMVQKAKSGHPGGAMGAADAITLLFAEFLRFDPENPNWEARDRFFMDPGHMSALLYSELAIQGKLNMEDLKNFRQLNSRTPGHPEVDFALGIENSSGPLGIGHAVALGNAIAERFMVERFGDILNHKVVCLVSDGGLEEEIAYGVGRVAGHLKLSNLIFFYDANQVQLSCRCEDVMSHDFKKQYEAWGFRVIDVADGDHIASLREAFKAAWAETEKPTIVIGHTTMAKGAIAEDGKSFEGAVSTHGQPLNAAGASTDATVKNLGGDPADPFKIFPDVAEAFEARKAELRKEVEAWKKAKAAWDAANPEKAATLKDWLSGNAPKIDLSGLELKEGVATRVTSGTVLGHLAENVKNCICSSADLSNSDNTQAFLNKTGIFRANDFKGGFVQVGVAELTMGAICCGIALHGGLYPICATFFVFSDFMKPVLRMAALMGLPVKFMYTHDSFRVGEDGPTHEPIEHETQIRLLEGLKKTHGPNKGKSEMLVLRPADAFETVVAWEMAFENNDSPTTLILTRQNVKTLPGDRKVDAAKCRKGAYIVSDNCGSARPDLTFVSNGSDVLLTHDAAEVLRAEGLKVRVVSMISPALFQSQSKEYRDSIITPWTPVFAKSSGLPLLFAQVVGGFGKVSGLERFGASAPAGVLEKEFGYTPEAVVAEAKAYLAEYKANVAEFKAAN